The DNA region GGCAGGCCGAGCTGTCCCCGAGCTCGCCGCTGCGCACGGCCATCATCGACTTGTAGATCGGGTAGCCCAGGTCGTGGAGCAGCTGGTACTTCACCGGCTTGCCCCATTCCGCGACCTCGTTCTCGTAGATGAACGGTTCGGCGCTGGCGAAGCCCTGCTGGGCGACCGCACCGCCGGAGGCGACGAAGTTCGAGGGCGAGCCGTCGTAGCTGCCGTCGACCTGGGCGGGGTCGAGGATCCCCTCGCCGAGGAGGTAGTCCATGTAGGCGTTGCCCTCGAAGTACAGGACCCGCGTGTTCTCGTCCTTGAGGTCGCGGACGGTCTCGACCCCCGGGTAGGTCTCGGGGTCCCACATGATCATCTGCGGGTTGATGTCCAGCGGTGCGAAGACGCCGATGGTGGGGTTGTTCAGCGAGTTCTGGACCGCCTGGTCGGCGTCCACGTAGCCGAGCATGATGTCGGTGTCCTGGTACATCTGCGCGGTGACCTGCTGGAACCCGATGGCCGGGCCGCCGGCCCGGATCTCCACGTCCACGCCGGTGTACTCCCCGGAGGCGAAGAGCGGCCCGGAGACCGACTTGGAACCGGCGTCGATGGTCGGCTCGGGTCCGAGCAGTTCGTAGACGTGGCCGTGCTCGGCTTCCGGGTTCCAGTCCGTCTGAACGACGACCTTCTCGGGGCAGACCTCGCTGAGGTCGACCGCGCCGATCTCGCCGGTGTACCCGGAGGAGGCCTCCGCGGACTCGGAGCCGCCGCAGGCGGTGAGGGTGACGGCGCCGAGCGCGCAGAGCGCGGCCACGGAGACGGCGGTACGGGGGGCGGTGGTACGTCGCATGGGTGCTCCTGGGGAGTCGGTGACGAAAAGGGTGGGATGGAAGCGGGTGCTGTATTGATGTGATCAATAAAGAAGAGTGAACCGCTGCCGTGTTTCGGCGGTGTTGCAGGTTCGGTCGTGCGTCGTTACGGCTGGTCGTCGGCGGTTACGACTAGCGGCCGGCCTCGGGGTTGTACCACCGCCCCACGACCTTGCGGGACAGCAGACCGAAGAACAGGAACACGGCCACGCCGAGCACGGAGGCCAGCAGGATCGAGGCGAACAGCTCCGGCGACTGCAGCCGGGCGCGGAAGGTGTCGATGAGGATGCCGATGCCCGGCTCGCCCTGCTTGAAGAAGAAGTCGCCGACGATCGCGCCGACCACCGACAGGCCGGCGGCCACGCGCAACCCCTCGAACAGGGCGGGCAGCGCCGCCGGGGCCTCGAGCTTGCGCAGCACCGTCAGGCGCCCGGCGTGGTGGAGTTTGAACAGCCGGCGCAGGCCCGGGTCCACGGACTTGAGACCGAACAGCGTGTTGGACACGATCGGGAACAGGGCGATCAGCACGCACACGAACACGCGGGCGGTGAACCCGAACCCGAACCAGAAGCCGATCAGCGGCACCAGCGCGAGGATCGGTATGCACTGCAGCACCACCGCGTACGGGAACAGCGAGCGCTCGGCCCACTTCTCCTGGCTCATGACGATCGCCCACACGACGCCGATCACGAACGCGATCGCCAACCCCGTCAGCGCGACGGTCGCGGTGCGCCCGAGTGCCTCCAGCATCCCGGAGATGTTCGGCCCGAGCAGGCCGTCGGTGACCACGACGTGCGGCGCCGGCAGCAGGAACCGCCTCGACGGCTCGAGCACCCCGTAGCTGACGAGGTACCACAGGCCCAATACCGCGGCCAGGACCGCCAACGGGCCGCCGTAGCGGACCACGGGCCCGTCGGCCGAGAGGCGGAACCGGGGGCGGGCGGACTTCGCGGGCGGCGCCCCCCGGGCCGGTTCGGCTCCGCGGCCGGGGCCCACCTCGGCGGCGGTGACCTTGTCGTCGTCGTGGTCGTCGTGGTCGTCGTGGTTCCCGCGGACGGCGTCGGCCTTCGCGGTCGCGCGGGCGGTGGTTGCGTTCATCAGTGTGCCTCTCATCAGTGCGCCTCCTCAAGTGCCTGGGAAACCTCGCCGACGAGGTTGATGTAGTCCGCCGTGTAGCGGATCTCGGGGTCGCGCTCCGGGCCGAACGGCACGTCAACCGAATGTGTGATGCGCCCCGGCCGACCGGACATCACCACCACGCGCGTGGACAGGTACACCGCCTCCGCGACCGAGTGCGTGATGAACAGCCCCGCGAACCGCTTGGCCGCGAACAGCCCCAGCAGCTCGTCGCCGAGTCGCTGCCGGGTGATCTCGTCGAGTGCGCCGAACGGCTCGTCGAACAGGAACAACTCCGGGTCGAGGGTCAGCGACCGGGCCAGCGAGACACGCATCTTCATGCCGCCCGACAGCTCCTGCGGCAGCGACTTCTCGAACCCGGCCAGGCCCACCAGTTCGATCGCCGCCGCCGCGCGGTCACGGCGTTCGGTGCGGCCGATGCCGTCGAGCTCGGCGAGCATCTCCACGTTCTGCTCGACCGTCCGCCACGGCAGCAGGGTCGCGTCCTGGAAGACGTAGCCGATGCGGTCGGTGCCGGTCTGCATGTAGCCGTCGGTGTGGGTGGCGAGCCCGGAGGCGAGGCTAAGCAGCGTGGACTTGCCGCAGCCGGACGGGCCCACGACGCTGACGAACTCGCCCGCGCGGATCCGCAGGTCCACGCCGTCGAGCGCGCGGGTGCCGTTGGGGTAGGTCACGCCGACGCCGTCGAATCCGAGGATCTCGCTGCCGGGCCGGGCGGCCTGCGCCGCCCGCATGTCGGTGGGTGTGGTCATCGGGTCTCCTCGTAGGTGGGTGCCGGTTGGTGGGTGGTGGGGGTTCGGTCGTCGGGCGGTAGGGCACGGGGCGAGGTGCCGCCGCACGGCGCGACACCGGGGTCGACGACGACGAGGACCTCCCTCGCCGCCACCACGCAGCCCGCCCGCAGCACGATCCGGTCGGGTGGCGCGTCGGCGATCACGTCGTCGAGCCCGCCCGCCCGGACCAGCAGCAGGTCGGCCCGGAGGCCCGGCGAGGGGCCGGCGGGCGGCAGACCCATGACCTCGCGGGCGCCGCCCGTGACGAGCTGCCAGGCGGTGTCCATGTCGAGGTGGGCGGCCACGATCAGCAACATCGCCGTCTCGGTGGCGTCGGAGCGGCCGACCGGGTTGAACGGGTCGCGCACGTTGTCGGCGCCGGCGGCCACGGTCACCTCGGTCTCGAGCAGGGCGCGCACCGGGGGCAGGCCGCGCGGGACGGAGGTGCAGCCGGCACGGCCCTGCAGGTACAGGTTGGTGATGGGCAGGGTCACGACGCCCACGTTCGCCCTGCTCAGCGCGCCGGCCGCACGGGACTGGCCCGCCCCGTCGAGCGACCCGATGCGGCAGCAGTGCCCGGCCGTCCGGATCTGCCCCGCCGGCCAGGACGCGACGCGGTCGGTGAACACCTCGAGCATGGCGTGGTCGCCGTCGAGGAACTCGTCCACGTGCAGGTCGATGCCGGTGTCCAGTTCCTCGGCGAGGTCCACCAGCCGGTGCGTCTCGGCGACCGGGTCGGTCGAGATGTGCGGGGCACCGCCGATGAGGTCGGCGCCGGCCGCGATCGCGGCGCGGGCCCGGTCCGCCGGGTCGACCTCGTTGACCATCACCGCGATCTGCAGGTCCATCACCGCGGCGAGCTCGTCGCGGACCCGCACCAGGGCGCGGACGCCGCGCAGCGGGTCGTGGTCGTCGTGCAGGTCGACGTGGCTGCGGACCGCGGTCGTCCCGTTGGCCACCAGCTTGCGGGCCGCGGCGAGGGCGCGGGCGTGGATCTCGTCCTCGTCCACCGTCGCCGCGTAGGCCCTCCACGTACCGATCGCCGCGCCCAGGTCACAGCCCGGCGGCCGCGTCGCTCCCCAGCTCAGCGCCTTGTCGAGGTGGGCGTGCGGCTCGGCGGGCGCGGTGAGCACCAGGTACCCGCGGGCATCGATCACCGAGGCGCCACCCGCGGGACCGCCACGCAACGGGGTGGTCCCCGCATCGGTCACGGCCACGACCACCCCGTCGACGATGTCCACGTCGACCACCCGGCCGCCCTGCAGGCGCGCCCCCTCGATCCGGTCCACGTGCCGCGGCGCGACTCGTCGTGGTTCCATCGTTCCCCTCCTCTGCCGACTAGTGCGTTCCCCGCCGACCCTCCGACCCGGCTCCTCTCGGCAGCCCGGGCTCTCTGATCGGGTGCGGCACTTGTGCATCCGACCCCGGAGCGGGATAGTGACCCCGGGTATTGATCGGATCAATAAGGACGAGTGTGGTGGCCCCGTGTTTCGGAGGCATTACCCCGCTGTTCCGGCGCGGTTCCGGTGCAAGCCGATCCCGCAGCGACCCGCCTACCGACAGGGATATAGCCCCACCAGACCCCGACCCGCCCAGACCCCGACCCGCCCAGACCGCACGGGAGGCCCCATGACCACCGCACGAGGCGACTCGCTGGACCGTCTCGGCGCGCGCATCAGGCACCACCGCCGCCAACTCGGACTGACGCTGGTCGAGGTGGCCGACCAGGCCGGGATCTCGCAACCCTTCCTCAGCCAGATCGAGCGCGGCAAGGCGGCGCCCAGCATGTCCACGCTCGAAGGCCTCGCCCACGCCCTGGGCACGACCCAGGCCCACCTCCTCGACGCGGTCACCGCCGGCGGGGACCCCACCGCCACCGGCCCCGCCGGCCAGGATTCGGGCCCCGGCGACCCGATCCACGTCCAACGCTCCACCGAGGGCGCCACCCTGACCCGGGCGGAGGGCACGGTCGGCGGCCACACCCGACTCCTGCCCGGAGGCCCGGGGGGCACGCAGTTCCTCGAGTTCGTGGAGACCAATCACGTCCCGGGCCGGTTCTTCGAACACCCCGGCCAGGAATGGCTCTACGTCACCCGGGGCACCGTCCTGCTCGAAGTCGGCGACTCGCACAGCCGACTCGAGGCCGGCGACGTCGCGAGATACGACGGCACCCTCCCCCACCGCTGGTACGTGCCCGACGGCGGCGAGGCGTGCCTCATCGTCGCCCGGCCGGGTTGACCGCGACCGGGCCGCCCGACCTGCGCCCGACCTGCGCCCGACCACCGCAACCAGCACGGCCAGCACGACCACCCACCTCCGCCGCCCCGGGACATCCCCGCCCCGGCGCCCTCCCTCGCGCGCCGACCTGGGGCGCCCTGCGGGGGCCGAGCAGGGCACCCCAGGTCAGAGCACCCAAGACCGTGCGCCGCCCACGGCGCCACACCCTTCACCGAACCAGAACCCGGACCCACCACTCCCCCGAGACCGCCCGCACCACGCATGCCCTCTACCTGCGGTGCCCTACGGAGGGTGCGCAGGGCACCGCAGGTCAGCGGGCGCCGCGGTGATTAGCGACGACGACGAGGCCGGGGATCTCCCCGCAATGGGATCACACTCACTCGCGTGTTCGATCCGATCTCCCTGCCCGCGGTGTCAGACCTAGAACATATGGTCGAACCATGACGAGCACCTCCAAGTCCGACGCCCATGATTCCTCCTCCCATGCCGCGGCCGTCCCAGATGCGACCGCCCCCGATGCGACCGCCCCCGATGCGACCGGTGCCCCCGGCCCGTTCGTGCCGCCTAAGGGGTTCACCACGGCGACGGGTCCCGCCGTCGACGTGATCGTTCCGGAGGCCTACTCGCGGTGGGATCCGCATCAACAGCGCGGATATCTCGCACAACGCCTGATCAACGCGGCGGAGGGGCGCACTGTCGCCTTCGCCTATGACTGCGTCCGGGTCGCAGGACAGCGCGACCGCCACCGGGACCCGTGGGAAACCGCCGCCTCGATGGTCAGCGCCTCGATGGCGTTGTCCCGGCACGGCGCCTCGCGTCTGGTCACCACCGCGGTCGAGTTGACCGAGCGCCTCCCCCGTACCGCGGCCCTGCTCACGACCGGGTGGATCGGCATCCTCGCCGCCCACACGATCGCGGAGGAGACCGCGATGGTCGCGGACGAGCTCATGCCCGAGCTCGACAGGCGGATCAGTGAAGCGCTGGCCCCCACCAGACGCCGCACCCACCCACCGAGACTCGGCCCGCTACGGAAAATGCTCACCAAGACCGTCTCGGCGTGCGACCCGGTCGGGGCCGACGCCAGGGCGAGGGAGGCGCGGCGGGACCAGGATGTCGAGATGGTGCCGCTGGCCGACGACAGGGCGCTGATCACCGCGCACCTCACCGCCGAGACGGCTGTCGAGATCGCAGATCGCATCGACGCCCTGGCGCGCACCGCCTCCGAGGACGATCCGCGTTCTCTCGGTGAGCTGCGAGCAGCGGGCCTCCTGGCGCTGAGTCGTGGGTGGGCCTGCCTGCCCGACGTCGACGGCGGACACCCCGGTGATCCGGACGGGCAGGCTGCCGCCCGGCGGGTGACCATCTACGCCTACGACGACGGCAGTCCGGGCAATCGTGGCCTCACGCTGGCCGGGTACGGGCCGATCACCGGCCACACCGCCGAGCAACTGGAGCGCAACGCTCGTCGCCGGATCGACTCACTGGCCGACCTCGCGGACCCCGAATCGGACGCGGCCCGGCGGTACGCGCCCTCCGAGGCGTTGTCGCGCTTCTGCAAGGGCCGGGACGGCACCTGCGTCTTCCCCGGTTGCCAGACGCCCGCGGAGAAGACCGATCTGGACCACATCATCCCGTTCGACCACGACAACCCGGAGTGCGGCGGGCACACCACGTCCGATGATCTCGGCTCCCTCTGCCGCTTCCACCACCGACTCAAGACCGACGGCATCTGGGCCTATTACCGGGACACCGACGGGACCTACGTCTGGCTCCACGGCCCCAACCACCCGGAAGCCGACCCCGGAACGCGCATCACGACGGTCCCCGGCGGACCGCTGGCCGCACTCGCCGCACCGCGCCATCCGGAATCCAGCCGGCGTCAGCAGGAGGCGGCCGAGGCCGGCAGGACCGGCGGCGGTTCACCGATCTCGCGCAGGCGCCCCCACCTGCGTCACCGCCGCGCCGCGGAGCGCAGCAGGCTGCGAGCCCAGGCCCACCACCGTCGACAGGAGGACCGGGCCGGGCGCCCACCGCGTTCCGCCCACCTGCAGGACGACCGGCCGCAGCAGGACCAGCCGCAGTCCTCGGCACTCGACGATGAACCGCCGTTCTGATGCGGTACCTCTCAGAAGCGGGGGCTCGTCGGGTACCAGCCGTCGTCGGGGCGGTGCGGGCCGATCGACCGGACCTCGCGGAACTCGAAGTCCGCGAAGTCGTCCGCGAGGTGGTCCCAGTTCTCGCGGGTGATCGCGGTGGTGACCGCCCCCGCGATTCGACCCACACCACCGTAGATGCCGGACAACTGGTTGCCGGTGACGCCCATGGACGTGCGCGCGCCGGTCGAGAAGTGGTGTAACCGGGCCACCCAGGGCGCGGAGCCCGGTCGGCGTTCGGTGAACTCGAAACCCGGGCCGAGGTAGGGGTTGCGGCCTGCCGGGTGGTCGGAGGCGTAGTCGTGCACGTCGGCCCACAGGGCGATGTCGTCGACGAACTCAGCGAGTTCCGGCCGCAGTCGCAGATCGACCTCGTACCCGGTCGCGGCGATCACCACATCGGCGTGGAAACGGCCGCCGGGGGTGTCGATCGCGAGTTCGGTACCGCCGGCCCCGTCGTCGGCCACCTCGACCGAGTCCCAGCCGCAGCCGGTGTGCAGTGCGAAGCCGGGGTGGGCGAAGCACCGCCACACCGTGTGCTGGGTCGGTGGCTGCGGCAGGCCCCCACTGAGGAGGGTGAAGTCCCACTTCGCCCGATCGTCGAGGTCGTAGAAGCGTTCCTGCATGCCGGGGAACTCCATCCACCGCAGTGGGTTGGAGTCCGGGACGGTGTCCCGCCGCATGAACACCTCAGCTCGAGCGGCGCCGTGGTCGAGGGCGGTGGCGGCGTTGTCGAACCCGGAGGCTCCCCCGCCCAGGACTGCGACCCGCCGGCCGCGAAGTGCCTCGAAGTCGATCGGGTCCTCGGTGTGGAACCAGCGCTCGCGCGGCAGCGCGCGAATCATCTCCGGGACCCGCTGCCCGCCGCCCCCGTTCAGGCCGAGCGCGAACACGATCCGCCTGGCGGTCACGGTCTGTGTGTGCCCGTCCGCGGCGGTCACCTCCACGACGAAGGGGCCATCCGCCGTGGCGGGTCGGTGGACGGCCGCCACCCGCGTCTCATGACGGACCTCGATCCCCGCCGCAGTGCGGTACCAGCGCAGGTAGTCGTTCCAGTCCAGACGCGGCACGAGGTCGATCTCCTGCCACGCCCGCTCGCCGTAGACCGCCTCGAACCAGCGGCGGACATGCAACGACGGGACATCGAACTCGATGCCTCGCATGTGTTTGGGGCTGCGCAGGGTGTGCATCCGTGCGTAGCGGTCCCAGCAGCCCACCCGATCGGCGGGCCCGTCGTCCACCACCAGGACCCGGTCGATCCGTTGACGGCCGAGCGCGAAGGCGGTGCCGAGCCCGGCCTGGCCGCCCCCGATGACGAGCACGTCGAGCTGCGCGGACCCGGGCTCACGCGGGATCCAATCCCGTGCGTGGCTGGTGGTGGCGATGTCCTCGCGGACGCGGGCGGTCAGCGCCGCGAGCCTCGCGTCGGCGTCGGCCAGGCGGCGGGGACCCCGGCCGGCACCGGCGGCGGGGCTTGCGGCGGGGTCGGCTGCGGGGTCGATTGCGCCCGGTGTGGGGAACGTGGGCGCGTCGGGCATCACGGAGGTCATGGACGTCTCCTGCGGCATCGGGGCCCGGGTCCTGTGCCCGGGCGGACACCGCGCCGCTGCCTGACTGATGACTCGGCCGCCGGGGCGTCGGTCGCCCGGCGGCCGGGTCGGCTGCGCCGACCGCACCGTCGCGGTGTCGCCTCCGAGTCTGGCACCAGCGCTTTTCCGCCGTGTTACGCCGAGGTGAGGGCGGTGTGAGGGCGGTGTGAGGGCGGTGTGAGCCGAGCGCGGAGGTCAGTGGTCCGCGGGGACCGCGGAGGCCATCGCGTTCAGGGCAGCCTCTGTCAGCCGGCCGTGGACTCGCAGTCGCGCGATGCCGCCATCGGGGAAGACGTCGAGGCGGACGTACCGGACCTGCTCGGTCGGCGGGACCACGAACCTGTGTCGGCAGTCCGGGAGCAGCGGGGTGCGCGACACCAGGTCGATCCACCGGTCCGGCGAGCCCAGATCGTCGACGCATCGGACGCCCCGCAACGACGCGGCGCCGGGTGCGTTGCCGATGTAGTAGGAGGTGTCGATCTCGACTCGGTCCACCGTTCCCTCCCCCGCCAGTGCCAGGGTGACGTGGTCGTTCCCGTCCCCGCGACGGCGTGCGTTCTCCCATCCCTCGCCCATGTGCCGGGAGCGACCGGGCGCGATGATGTTCTCCGGTGACGAGTAGAACAGGTCGGAGCAGTCCACCACCCTGCCGCCGTTCTCCGCTGCGGCGAGGTCGATGGTGCCGGTGAGGAAGCGTGGGTCCGGGGTCGGTTCGCCGTGAACCCGCAGCCGCGCGACCCCGCCGTCGGGCAGCATCCGCAGGCGGACGTGCGTCACGGGCCGTCGGGCCGGATCCGGCACCTCGAAACTATTGCGGGCGTCCCCGGCTACCGGGCTGGGAGGGACGAGGAGTTGCCACGGCGCGTCGAGCAGGTCGTCCATGGTGGGGTGACCATCGATCCACACACCGTCGACCGCGACCCGGGGCGGGTAGTTGCCGCGGAAGTAGGCGGTGTCGACCACCACGCCGTGGACCCGTCCGGGCACACCGAGTCTGATGATCGCGGTGTCCTCACCAGGGTCGCGTCGGCGCCGTGTCTCCCAGCCGTCGTAGACCTTGCCCTTGAGGCCGAAGAGCGCCGGATCGAATACCGGGTCGCCGGGCAGGATCAGGTTCTCCTTCTCGGCGAAGAACTCGTCGTTCGCCCAGACCACCGCCCCCGCTAGCTCGCGGGAGGCCAGGTCGGGCAGCGAGAAGACGTCCGGCGCGAGGGCGGTGGCAGTCGCGGTGGCAGTCGCGGTGGCAGAAGCAGGGGCGTTGGTCATGATCGGTCTCCGGTCTCGGCGGCGGGGGCGGGCGTGGTGGCGGCGTGGTCCCGGAACACCGTCCGGCCGCGGGCGGGCAGGTCGGGACCGGTCCGCCGACCACCGAGGTAGACCTGCGTCACGACGCCGGCCAGGGCGCGTTCGGCGTAGGCGGTCACGGGGTTCCTGTGCTGGAGACGCTCGGGCAACACCACGAACGCCTCGTCGGGTGCGAGGACCACCAGGTCCGCGCGGGCGCCGGGCCGGATCGCGCCGCGGTCGGACAACCCGGCGAACTCGGCGGGCCCGGAGGCCATCCACCGCACCACGTCGGGCAACCCCATCCCCCGGCGGCGGGCCTCGGACCACATGATCGGCAGCCCCAGCTGGACGGAGGCGATCCCGCCCCACGCCTCGCCGAAGTCGCCGGTGTCGAAGCGCTTGAGCTCCGGCACGCACGGTGAGTGGTCCGAGACGACGAGGTCGATCGTCCCGTCGCGCAGTCCCTCCCACAGCCGCTCCCGGTTGCCGGCCCCGCGGATCGGCGGGCAGCACTTGAAGTGGGTCGCACCGGGCTGGATCTCCTCGGCGAACAGGGACAGGTAGTGAGGGCACGTCTCCACGGTGATGGGCAGCCCCTCTGCCTTGGCGTCGCGGATCAGTGGCAGTGCGTCGGCGGCGGACAGGTGCAGGATGTGCGCCCGGCAGCCCGTGCGGCGGACGCCGTCGATGACCTGCGCGACCGCCCGCACCTCGGCGGCCACCGGCCGGGAGTCCAGGAAACCCTCGTAGTCCGGCCCGGCGGGCGGGGTCTGGGCGTCGATGGTCTCGGCGTTCTCGGCGTGCACGATGAGCAGTCCACCGAACCCCGCGATCTCGGCCATGGCCGACAGCATCTGCGCGCGGTCCAGGGGCGGGAACTCGTCGATACCGGAGTGCAGCAGGAAGCACTTGAACCCGAACACCCCGCGGTCCCAGAGTTCGCGCAGCCGGCCGAGGTTCTCCGGCACCGCGCCGCCCCAGAACCCGGTGTCGACGTGCAGCTTGCCCACCGTGCTGGTGAGCTTGGCGTCGAGCGCGGCCGGGCTGGTGGTCACGGGGCTGGAGTTGAGTGGCATGTCCAGCAGCATGGTGACCCCGCCGCAGGCCGCGGCGCGGGTGGCGCTGGCGAAACCCTCCCAGTCGGTGCGTCCGGGCTCGTTGACGTGCACGTGCGTGTCGACGAGTCCGGGGAGCAGGACGACCTCGCGGGGCAGGGTCACGGTGGGGACGTCGGCGGGTGCCCGGCCGAGTGCACCCGGGTCGACGTCGACGGTCTTGATGGTGCCGTCGGCGACGACGACGAGGGCTTCCCGCTCGACGCCGTCGACGATCGCTCGGTGGGCCTGGAACACCAGGTCGGGGTGGGTCATCTGCTCTCCTCGTGGTCGGCGCCCGGGCGGGTCAGCTCGGCCAGGTCGGCGCGGCCGACGCCGGCGAGGGTGGTGATCTCCTCGCCGGTGACGGCGCCGCAGTCCAAGGCGCGGAGGCAGAACGCGGCAAGCGCGCGGGCGGTGGCGGGTTCATCTAGGTACCCGCCCGCGCCGGGCCCGGCGGTGGTCGTGAGCGTGGTCGTGCCGAGGTAGTTCGCGAGCCGGGCGCAGGCGGTCGGCAGGGACCGCCGGTAAAACGCGTAGGTCGCGGCGTAGCGGGAGACCAGTTGGGCGGGATGCAGGTCCCAGCCCTGGTAGAAGCCGCGGCGCAGTGACCGGTCGATGAGCCGCGCGTGGAGACGCCACCCCGCGCGCACCGCCTCCGCGTCGCCGACGGGCAGCCGGTTGGTGGAGCCGTCGGACAGTGCCACTCCGGTACCGGCGGCGGCAACCTGCATGACGGCCTTGGCGTGGTCGGCGACCGGGTGGTCCATGGCCTGGTATTCGGCGGCGATTCCGCACGCCGCCGAGTAGTCGTAGGTGCCGTAGTGCAGACCGATGCACCGTCTGGCGGATGCATGGATGAGACGGGCGACCATCGCCGACCCGTCGGGGCCGCAGATCGATTGCGGGGTCTCGA from Dietzia sp. B32 includes:
- the allB gene encoding allantoinase AllB; translated protein: MTHPDLVFQAHRAIVDGVEREALVVVADGTIKTVDVDPGALGRAPADVPTVTLPREVVLLPGLVDTHVHVNEPGRTDWEGFASATRAAACGGVTMLLDMPLNSSPVTTSPAALDAKLTSTVGKLHVDTGFWGGAVPENLGRLRELWDRGVFGFKCFLLHSGIDEFPPLDRAQMLSAMAEIAGFGGLLIVHAENAETIDAQTPPAGPDYEGFLDSRPVAAEVRAVAQVIDGVRRTGCRAHILHLSAADALPLIRDAKAEGLPITVETCPHYLSLFAEEIQPGATHFKCCPPIRGAGNRERLWEGLRDGTIDLVVSDHSPCVPELKRFDTGDFGEAWGGIASVQLGLPIMWSEARRRGMGLPDVVRWMASGPAEFAGLSDRGAIRPGARADLVVLAPDEAFVVLPERLQHRNPVTAYAERALAGVVTQVYLGGRRTGPDLPARGRTVFRDHAATTPAPAAETGDRS